The following coding sequences lie in one Xanthomonas hyacinthi genomic window:
- a CDS encoding HlyD family type I secretion periplasmic adaptor subunit, producing the protein MKHLIEAVKEFGGRYRQAFVAAWNIRDQLDPPQRTEDELAFLPAQLELVESPTSPTARWTIRIIIALFCVALLWAVFGKLDIVAVAPGKMVVDSRTKVIQPAETAVVRRILVRDGQQVKSGESLIELDATTTGAELAQAGEALTEARLAALRLSSLATAIDRGVTPRLPPAPDVPAERFVAEQALATSHFDALQAKRHNLLAAIAQRRAELRTTRDVIEPLAESARISKMRADDYGRLVEGKYVGRHEYLVREQERLAAERDLATQRNRLQEIGSALSAAEEELRVLVADFRQQTLDQLREAEQKIAQGTPELAKAGQRDRLMTLRAPVDGTVQQLAVHTVGGVVTPAQQLLAVVPQEALEVEATVLNKDIGFVRPGQPVTVKIESFPYTRYGYLTGKVVSVSHDAAQDENQGLVFPARIRLDGSTLAIDGVVVSMSAGMTLSAEIKTGKRRVIDYLLSPLKQHGGEALRER; encoded by the coding sequence ATGAAGCACCTTATCGAAGCCGTCAAGGAGTTCGGCGGCCGCTACCGGCAGGCCTTCGTCGCAGCCTGGAACATCCGCGACCAGCTGGATCCGCCCCAACGCACCGAAGACGAACTGGCGTTCTTGCCGGCGCAGCTGGAACTGGTCGAATCGCCCACCTCGCCGACGGCGCGCTGGACGATCCGGATCATCATCGCCTTGTTCTGCGTGGCCCTGCTGTGGGCAGTGTTTGGCAAGCTGGACATCGTGGCGGTGGCGCCTGGCAAGATGGTGGTCGACTCACGCACCAAGGTCATCCAGCCCGCCGAGACCGCCGTCGTGCGCCGCATTCTGGTGCGCGACGGCCAACAGGTGAAGTCGGGTGAGTCGTTGATCGAGCTGGATGCCACGACCACCGGTGCCGAGCTCGCCCAGGCCGGCGAGGCGCTGACCGAGGCGCGGCTGGCCGCGCTGCGCCTGAGCTCACTGGCCACAGCCATCGATCGTGGAGTGACGCCACGCCTGCCTCCAGCGCCGGATGTGCCGGCCGAGCGCTTCGTCGCCGAGCAGGCCTTGGCTACCAGTCATTTCGATGCGCTCCAGGCCAAGCGCCACAATCTTCTGGCCGCAATCGCCCAGCGTCGGGCGGAACTGCGGACTACGCGCGACGTGATCGAGCCGCTGGCCGAGTCGGCGCGTATCTCCAAGATGCGCGCTGATGACTATGGACGCTTGGTCGAAGGCAAGTATGTGGGGCGGCATGAGTACTTGGTGCGCGAGCAGGAGCGCCTCGCCGCCGAGCGCGACCTGGCGACCCAGCGCAACCGCCTGCAGGAAATCGGCTCGGCATTGAGCGCTGCCGAGGAAGAGCTGCGCGTGCTGGTCGCCGACTTTCGCCAGCAGACCCTGGACCAACTTCGCGAAGCCGAGCAAAAGATTGCGCAAGGCACTCCCGAGCTGGCCAAGGCTGGCCAGCGGGACCGGTTGATGACCCTGCGTGCACCGGTGGATGGCACTGTGCAGCAGCTGGCTGTGCATACAGTGGGCGGCGTGGTCACTCCGGCGCAGCAGTTGCTGGCGGTGGTGCCGCAGGAAGCGCTGGAGGTCGAGGCGACCGTGCTCAACAAGGACATCGGCTTCGTGCGGCCGGGCCAGCCGGTCACGGTGAAAATCGAGAGCTTCCCATACACCCGCTACGGCTATCTGACCGGCAAGGTCGTCAGCGTCTCGCACGACGCGGCGCAGGACGAGAACCAGGGCCTGGTGTTCCCCGCGCGGATCCGCCTGGACGGCAGCACGCTGGCAATCGATGGTGTGGTGGTGAGCATGAGCGCCGGCATGACGCTGAGCGCGGAGATCAAGACCGGGAAGCGCCGGGTGATCGATTACCTGTTGAGTCCGCTGAAGCAGCATGGCGGCGAGGCGCTGAGGGAACGATGA